The following proteins are encoded in a genomic region of Deinococcus planocerae:
- a CDS encoding (2Fe-2S) ferredoxin domain-containing protein, with protein sequence MPPKYFETRGHLLVCQGPNCKARGSALLYRALWTHLERHSLAYYKTGGSVRLTESGCLGACSFGPALCVYRSRLGRLEEGWYAAADLPLASAVARAVQEEAELPGERRYGPGE encoded by the coding sequence TTGCCGCCGAAATACTTCGAGACCCGTGGGCACCTGCTCGTCTGCCAGGGCCCGAACTGCAAGGCCCGCGGCTCGGCGCTGCTGTACCGCGCCCTCTGGACCCACCTGGAGCGCCACTCGCTGGCCTACTACAAGACGGGCGGCAGCGTCCGCCTGACCGAGAGCGGCTGCCTGGGCGCGTGCAGCTTCGGCCCGGCCCTCTGTGTGTACCGCTCCCGACTGGGCCGACTGGAGGAGGGCTGGTACGCCGCCGCCGACCTCCCCCTCGCCTCGGCGGTGGCGCGGGCGGTGCAGGAAGAGGCGGAGTTGCCGGGAGAGCGGCGGTACGGGCCGGGCGAATGA
- a CDS encoding SBBP repeat-containing protein has protein sequence MPEERSKHLTPTLSVRHAGLLLLSLALAACSQQASTPAAGALNDMQFEAEAGTIQAFTTPQTVADPRNGGRIINDPNASGGKAVILLGTNDNVRFVVPGSVKAGRYTVSVVGKGEEYKGWPTVDLNDARQRRLAVATLDSATYVNRKFGDFDLKPGQVFNLSFINDLYEGRSRDRNAIVDYLTIEPVEKTPTPPAPPPPTQPSSFVSQFGTAGNDLLRDVAVTATGESYVVGNSPEPIVRKVSAQGTEVWTRQISSDVLVQGVSADPSGNAYVLGTLFGETASGGSDVVLQKYAPDGTLVWTRQFGSAERDLIAGLGVDDSGNVYVVGNSGALLPGQQGYDGPPPLPGSPAPFVRKYTPAGELVWSQQFATAQRDFPNGDGSFREIVASEALDAAVDAGGNVYIAGVTATAFPGSTQTGRRDGFVRKYTSAGQEVWTQQLGAKRPSTGEGGFISNVKIGVDAQGNSYVGGDVTGTLEGSDNVGSGINFLAKFGSSGPVVWSRQFGPSDEERIPGAVTQQITDVAVDPAGNAFVSGITALSLPGQSSAGAQDIFVLKYGANGDLLATRQLGTSSFDTVLGAAAGTNGSVYLAGYTGGAFTSQTNAGMDDALLVKLTP, from the coding sequence ATGCCCGAGGAACGATCCAAGCACCTTACTCCCACCTTATCTGTACGCCATGCGGGCCTGTTGCTGCTGAGCCTGGCGCTGGCCGCGTGCAGCCAGCAGGCCTCCACACCCGCTGCTGGGGCTCTCAACGACATGCAGTTCGAGGCTGAGGCCGGCACCATCCAGGCCTTCACCACCCCGCAGACCGTCGCCGATCCGCGCAACGGAGGCCGCATCATCAACGATCCCAATGCCTCCGGCGGCAAGGCCGTGATCCTGCTGGGCACCAACGACAACGTACGTTTCGTCGTCCCGGGCAGCGTCAAGGCCGGGCGTTACACCGTCTCGGTCGTGGGGAAGGGCGAGGAGTACAAGGGCTGGCCCACCGTCGATTTGAACGACGCGCGGCAACGACGGCTGGCGGTGGCGACGCTGGACTCGGCGACGTATGTCAACCGGAAGTTCGGGGACTTCGACCTGAAGCCGGGGCAGGTGTTCAACCTGTCGTTCATCAACGACCTGTACGAGGGCCGTAGCAGGGACCGCAACGCCATCGTCGACTACCTGACCATCGAGCCTGTCGAGAAGACGCCGACGCCTCCTGCTCCGCCACCCCCCACCCAGCCCTCCAGCTTCGTCTCCCAGTTCGGCACGGCAGGTAACGACCTCCTCAGGGACGTTGCCGTGACGGCCACCGGCGAGAGCTACGTGGTGGGCAACAGCCCCGAGCCCATCGTGCGGAAGGTCAGCGCCCAGGGCACGGAAGTGTGGACCCGTCAGATCAGTTCGGATGTCCTTGTTCAGGGAGTGAGCGCCGACCCAAGCGGTAACGCGTACGTCCTGGGGACCCTCTTCGGTGAGACCGCCTCCGGAGGCTCCGATGTGGTCCTGCAAAAGTATGCCCCGGACGGCACCCTGGTCTGGACCCGGCAGTTCGGCTCGGCGGAACGTGACCTGATCGCGGGGCTTGGCGTGGACGACAGCGGCAACGTCTACGTGGTCGGCAACTCCGGCGCGCTGCTCCCCGGGCAGCAGGGATACGACGGTCCTCCCCCGCTCCCCGGGTCACCCGCCCCCTTCGTTCGCAAGTACACGCCGGCAGGGGAGCTGGTCTGGAGTCAGCAGTTTGCGACGGCGCAGCGCGACTTCCCCAACGGCGACGGATCATTCCGGGAGATTGTGGCGAGCGAGGCCCTGGACGCGGCGGTGGATGCGGGCGGCAACGTGTACATCGCCGGCGTGACGGCGACGGCCTTCCCGGGTTCGACCCAGACCGGGAGAAGGGACGGCTTCGTCCGGAAGTACACGTCGGCTGGGCAGGAGGTCTGGACCCAGCAACTCGGGGCGAAGAGGCCCTCCACGGGCGAGGGCGGCTTCATCAGCAATGTCAAGATCGGCGTGGACGCCCAGGGCAACAGCTATGTCGGAGGGGATGTGACGGGCACGCTGGAGGGAAGCGACAACGTCGGGAGCGGCATCAACTTCCTGGCAAAGTTCGGCTCCTCCGGCCCTGTCGTCTGGAGTCGGCAATTTGGTCCCTCCGACGAGGAACGAATTCCCGGAGCCGTGACCCAGCAGATTACGGATGTCGCGGTGGACCCGGCGGGCAACGCCTTTGTCAGTGGGATCACGGCGCTTTCGTTGCCGGGGCAGAGCAGCGCGGGCGCCCAAGACATCTTCGTGCTGAAATACGGGGCGAACGGGGACCTGCTCGCAACCCGGCAACTGGGAACGTCTTCTTTCGATACCGTGCTGGGAGCGGCGGCGGGAACGAATGGCAGCGTCTACCTGGCGGGGTACACGGGTGGAGCATTCACCAGCCAGACGAATGCCGGAATGGACGACGCCCTGCTCGTCAAACTCACGCCCTGA
- a CDS encoding HRDC domain-containing protein translates to MTDSPDAPYAQPRPDPRPDARLVALHAERGDPHTRLAGALAALEGADWGLTLAGEAALARQLAALLGPGVLRVDERLGVNRAALAGQGLAAAGLDADWTGARGVWLAEPDDRLLRRAARAGVPVIVDATLAPGGGWTSRGAAYVVYRDPVTLTGFGDGHLALLFGPGRAPAPAAPAPADLTVALALRDVATLPLRLARAARTTAQLAERLGGGALPFGPTALLLPPDAAPDTPHLPGGVLAATRSVEGGVIFTPGLQDAQTALALLRAPQVQEPVNAPIPLVRDLEGTPEMDGQDEPQDPPPPAPVQEEAPPRRDDRFRRDRGGRPDRPARADLPRPDQPQPDVPRADAPRGLDRVTFDAPEPLPPEEAPWTPEIVFSSPPPAPAPLPTPVSAGPDAPELEPTPPLAAPDVTVDAVEETPAEAEPTRAAEPEPEPTPTLPDLPPDLPTAEAGGGAPDPAANLTDEQAAVYARLREWRNAEAKRQEVSRFIIASNATLAEIARRVPYTLDDLRAVRGMGPERLRKYGEKILEVVRG, encoded by the coding sequence ATGACCGACTCGCCTGACGCCCCGTACGCCCAGCCCCGCCCAGACCCGCGGCCCGACGCGCGGCTGGTGGCCCTGCACGCCGAGCGCGGCGACCCCCACACCCGGCTCGCGGGCGCCCTCGCCGCGCTGGAGGGGGCCGACTGGGGCCTGACCCTGGCGGGCGAGGCCGCGCTCGCCCGGCAACTCGCCGCGCTGCTGGGGCCCGGCGTGCTGCGGGTGGACGAGCGGCTGGGCGTGAACCGCGCGGCCCTCGCCGGGCAGGGCCTCGCCGCCGCCGGGCTCGACGCCGACTGGACGGGCGCGCGCGGCGTGTGGCTCGCCGAGCCCGACGACCGGTTGCTGCGCCGGGCGGCGCGCGCCGGGGTGCCCGTGATCGTGGACGCCACCCTCGCGCCGGGGGGAGGCTGGACCTCGCGCGGCGCCGCCTACGTGGTCTACCGCGACCCGGTGACGCTGACCGGCTTCGGCGACGGGCACCTCGCGCTGCTCTTCGGCCCGGGCCGCGCGCCCGCCCCCGCGGCCCCCGCCCCCGCCGACCTGACCGTGGCCCTCGCCCTGCGCGACGTGGCGACGTTGCCCCTGCGGCTCGCCCGCGCCGCCCGCACGACCGCCCAACTCGCCGAGCGGCTGGGCGGGGGCGCGCTCCCCTTCGGCCCGACCGCCCTGCTGCTGCCCCCCGACGCGGCGCCCGACACCCCCCACCTCCCCGGCGGGGTGCTCGCCGCCACCCGCAGCGTCGAGGGCGGGGTGATCTTCACGCCCGGGTTGCAGGACGCGCAGACGGCCCTCGCCCTCTTGCGCGCCCCCCAGGTGCAGGAGCCGGTCAACGCCCCCATCCCCCTCGTGCGAGACCTGGAGGGCACCCCGGAGATGGACGGGCAGGACGAGCCGCAGGACCCCCCCCCCCCTGCGCCCGTTCAGGAAGAGGCCCCGCCGCGACGCGACGACCGCTTCCGGCGTGACCGGGGGGGCCGGCCCGACCGCCCCGCCCGCGCCGACCTCCCCCGGCCCGACCAGCCGCAGCCCGACGTCCCCCGCGCCGACGCGCCCCGGGGCCTCGACCGGGTGACCTTCGACGCGCCCGAGCCCCTCCCGCCTGAGGAGGCGCCGTGGACCCCGGAGATCGTGTTCAGCAGCCCGCCCCCGGCGCCCGCGCCCCTGCCCACCCCCGTGAGCGCGGGGCCCGACGCCCCCGAGCTGGAACCCACGCCGCCCCTCGCCGCCCCAGACGTGACGGTGGACGCGGTGGAGGAGACGCCCGCCGAGGCCGAGCCGACCCGGGCCGCCGAGCCGGAGCCCGAGCCCACCCCCACCCTGCCCGACCTGCCGCCCGACCTGCCGACGGCGGAGGCGGGGGGGGGCGCGCCCGATCCGGCGGCCAACCTCACCGACGAGCAGGCCGCCGTGTACGCCCGGCTGCGCGAGTGGCGCAACGCCGAGGCCAAGCGGCAGGAGGTCAGCCGCTTCATCATCGCCAGCAACGCCACCCTGGCCGAGATCGCCCGCCGGGTGCCCTACACCCTCGACGACCTGCGGGCCGTGCGCGGCATGGGTCCCGAGCGGCTGCGCAAGTACGGGGAAAAGATTCTGGAGGTGGTGCGGGGGTAG